The Streptomyces sp. NBC_00510 genomic interval GCCGAAGAAGAACGCCTTCCAGCTCTCGCCGCCCGCCTGCGCGGCCGCCGAGTAGAAGCTGTTGGCGTAGCCCGAACTGCTCAGGTCCCACAGGTAGAGCACGGTCGTGAAGGCGAGCAGCGCCAGCAGGGCGGGCCGCGCCCAGCGCGGGTCCTGCGGCCGTCCGCGCCACAGGCGGGCGGCGGTCCCGCGGGGGCGGCCGGTGCCGCCGCCCTGCGGCACGTGGTGCGCCGGGGGCGCCACCGGCGCCGGGGCACCCGCCGGGACGGGGCTGCGCCCGTCGGCGCCGGGCGGCGGGGCGTCCACCGGGACCGGCGTACGGCTCACGACCGCGGGTGCGTGGGCCGGGGGCGGGGGGAGGGGGCGCTGGGCCGGCACGGCCCGGTCCCGGGCCTCGTCGCTGCGCGACGTGGTCATCGGTCGCTCCTCTGGTCGTGCGCGTCGGGACGCGCGGTCGGCAGGGGGACGGTGGCGTCCCGGGTGGGATCCGCGACCGCCACGGGCCGCGTGCCGCCCGTGCGGTCGGGGAAGACCCAGGCGCGGAAGAGCAGGAAACGCAGCACGGTGGCGGCGAGGTTGGCCGCGACGAGCACGGCGAGTTCGGTGCCGTGCGCGGGCGTGGTGTCGGCGACGTGCAGCGCGGCCAGCGATCCGCTGGTGAGCGCCAGGCCGATGCCGAAGACGACCAGCCCCTGCGCCTGGTGCCGCACGGCCTTGTCGCGGCCGCGTACGCCGAAGGTCAGCCGCCGGTTGGCGGCCGTGTTGCCCACCGCCGAGAGCAGCAGGGCGAGGGCGTTGGCGGCCTGGGCGCCGCACAGGGTGCGGAAGAGCGTGTACAGCAGCAGGTAGGCGACCGTGCTCAGCCCGCCGACGACGCAGAAGCCGACCAACTCCCGGGCGAGCCCCGCCGGCACGTCGGCGAGACCGCGGTCGCGCGGGTCGTCGCCGAAGGGCCGGCGCAGCCGGTCGAGCGGGAGTGCGCCCGTGGCGAGTGCCCTGCCGACCCGCCACACGCCCTTGAGGTCGTCGGTGGCGGTCCTGACGACGTCCACGCTCGAGTCGGGGTCGTCGACCCAGTCGACCGGCACCTCGTGGATGCGCAGCCCGGCCCGTTCGGCCAGCACGAGCATCTCGGTGTCGAAGAACCAGCCGGTGTCCTCCACCAGGGGCAGCAGCCGCTCCGCGACGTCCTTGCGGATGGCCTTGAAGCCGCACTGCGCGTCGGAGAAGCGGGCGGCCAGCGAGGTCCGCAGGAGGACGTTGTAGGAGCGGGAGATGAACTCCCGCTTGGCGCCCCGCACGACACGCGAGCTGC includes:
- a CDS encoding bifunctional glycosyltransferase family 2/GtrA family protein, which translates into the protein MRTQQLPPTGRPARGPEALPAREHLAVAQTEPVLDVVIPVYNEEKDLEGCVRRLRTHLRRTFPYPFRITVADNASTDRTPLIATALEAELPEVTAFRLERKGRGHALRAVWSASGAPVLAYMDADLSTDLNALLPLVAPLISGHSDLAIGSRLARSSRVVRGAKREFISRSYNVLLRTSLAARFSDAQCGFKAIRKDVAERLLPLVEDTGWFFDTEMLVLAERAGLRIHEVPVDWVDDPDSSVDVVRTATDDLKGVWRVGRALATGALPLDRLRRPFGDDPRDRGLADVPAGLARELVGFCVVGGLSTVAYLLLYTLFRTLCGAQAANALALLLSAVGNTAANRRLTFGVRGRDKAVRHQAQGLVVFGIGLALTSGSLAALHVADTTPAHGTELAVLVAANLAATVLRFLLFRAWVFPDRTGGTRPVAVADPTRDATVPLPTARPDAHDQRSDR